GCACTGGCATACATTGCGTGACCGCTTTGAGAAGATTGTCCCGCTGAAAAACTCATCTTCAAGATGGCATGGATGAATTGAAAGCAGCTAGGGTGTGTTGACAGAACTCACCGCATAAGACAGGAAGCAGCGCTGAGCGCGAGGCGCTCATGCAGCAGCGAGCCGGCGCAGACGAAGCGCCCGCCCACGTGCACGCTCACCATGAAAGGGTACCGAGCGATACCCGTGCTGCTGCCTTTGAAAATCCGCCGACTGTCCACTTCCTGTTTAGAGTCGGAGCCTGCATACATAAACagattaaaatacaatacattatAAGTACTCTTTACGACGCAAATAATTATTCTTACATAGGAGAATTGTTTAAAGGAAGGAATGAATagttaaatatattacttagcATTATGtactatttaattttctttttctacTATTACTTAATCTTCTACTATTTTATCTTCTTATACTTACTCCATAATGTATAATCATTCTGAGTGAGTGCTTTCGTTGTAACATTATACCCTTTTGTCAGATTTGTTAAATCTACTAAGTTCTCGAGCTGAAGAGAAGCATTATTTGCATCGTGATTGCTGTCGTTGTGTGTAACAGCATGTTCTCTTATCATTTCATCAATGACTTCGTTAACGCCAGAAATTTGATCAGCCATTTCATCgcttatatttgttttaatattattgtgcatttctttatatttttcatagtttttgcgAAGCACGCCTTGCACATAATTGTGCATAATCATGTATTCTTCATTGTTCTTGGGTTGAATAAACGTTTGGttaattttcaaagaaataaacaaatcaTCTACTACACCAAATATTCTGTCACTAACTTCATGATTTACGTCTTTTGTGTCCATGATTTTAACAGTAATGCTTAAATTGCCTAGCGAAGAAATGATAACGAAAGTAATAGCTGCAAATTTTGTCatggttttttaataaaatgtatttaaaatgaatggtGTATTTAGAGAACTAGTTTCTATGAATTATAAATAAGTAACTTTACACAAATAGTTTGTTTTACAACCTAATCATATCCTCAATCGCATTCATATTTCGCAATTtcaatttaatgtaaataacttGAAAGGTAGTTAAGATAAGCTGCATTACTTATTGCATCACATTGTCATTATACTAGTAGGTATGTAACTTATGTACTCACTTATTTGGTTTCGAAACgttaaaacaacaataaaatttgtatatatatttgataAAAGTTATTGACTTAGTTGTATTAAGATTACGAAAAAACATTATGTGACATACCGTTGGAAACCTATATTTAcgatttgaaataaaacaatgcaTAAAAGAAAAGACTTTAATGTGGTAACATATTTTACAATATATTTAGGGCTTTGTTATAATTCTTCAATAATCGGTATCTTCATGGTGATCATCAAATTTTGGGCTATCGTTTGTTTCTTCAACGCAACCCACGGTCTGAAACAGTGGCTGCAATACCCCATAGTATCATCACCCTTCGTTTATGATGTTCACCAAAAACTTTCGAGTCAGGTATTAAAAACAGATAATGATAAAGAATCAGCTGAAGTATTGACTAAAGAAAACTACTTCACTAGGCTGACTCCTGTAGAAAATGCAGGTAGTAAGGAAGAAACCAAACCAACAATAACCGATATCACATATAACTATAGTAATTTTGTTTTAACGACAGCGATAAACTTATTTCGTAAGAAAATGTtgattccaaatttaaatataacacAAGAAGATAATACCACTGACTACACTAAGAAAACTATACGTGAGACTAAATTTGCTAAGAAGCACCACCGAGTTACTGAGCGCTATCAAAAATCAGAAGATTTTTTTCAGGATAAGGATTTTACAAGAAGCCAATCAGATTCACGAGATACAAGTACCGAGGAAAATCATTACAGGGGTGAGATTACAGTCCTATTCAAACATCcaattattgtttaatttaaagaGTATGTTAACTTTATAATACCTCTACGAAGATATCATTATCATCTATTACCTACTTGACTATTGTCAACACATTCGTACGTTCGGTCTGCTAAACACGTAAGTATGTGTCTACCCGGCCTATCCACAGCGACCACAGCTGATGTGGCATCAGTAGATAGCAGATAGCATTTACTAAGTATTTCATTATCTTTGTACTCTACATCACTTATCTTCTTCAAATTCACATATTAATTCCTTATATTTTATCCTCAGTGCACACTCCCGCTCGACGCATCTTCCGCGGGCACAAAACGAAGATCAAGCACTTGCCTTTTTTGGTGACCGTTCACGTCCTTGGCCGGTTTGTGTGTGGCGGCACAATCATCAAATCGGACCTGGTCATAACCGCCGCCCATTGTTTGAAaaggtaaataagtaaatagtgGATTATATATTTGCCTTGCTAATAGAACAATTAAGAGTAAGGCATGTTTAAAGATTAGAAGGGTCTTGTCGCTCTAACCTTATGCTGAACCACTTATCTAACTTTGAATGCAGGTGGCAAGAATGGGTACGTCGCTCCAGCACTACACCAGACACAACGCCCTATGAGACCACCACCGATGAGACCACGACCGATACAATCACAACGGATGCAAGCCCCGAAGAATCAGACGAAAGCTTGAGTTACGAAACTTATCAACCGACGACAGTCGTAACGGAAACAATAATGACTACCTCCGGAGAATCAGGCAAAACCTTAAGTTACGAAACTTATCCACCGACGACATTCATCACGGAAACAATAATGACTAGCTCCGAAGAATCAGGCAAAAGCTCGAGTTACGAAACTTATCCACCGAAGACGGTCGTCACGGTAGAAACCTCTACACTTCCGACTTTCGGTGTCCTCTCTGTTCGCATTGGCACCAACTATTACAGATTAGGGGGGAAGGTGGTCCAGGTCATAAATGTTTACTTTCACCCTTCATACGATGAGAAAAACTTGCAAGACAACCTGGTCATCATGAGACTGGAGAGACACCTCAGCTTTAAACGAAGGAGAGTACGCAAGCTAGATATCAGTACAGACGCGTCTGATGTGCCAAAGGGTACTGAAGTCACTATTGCTGGTTGGGGAGCTAAGACTGTAAGTATACTTCAACCTTGAATctcttaaaatattaaaaattatagtcgtgtaaatattaacttaaaaagtagattttttttctaatatcatttattttcttCAGTACCATAACAAAATCTTTAACGCTTTATGGAATTTGATCCACAAGGCTGTCTTGACAGTCAGTTCTCGGGATGAGTGCGTAGATACATATACTGAGTAAGTATACACTTTACCCTAACTTCACATTTACACCAAGCAACCAAGCTGAGAAAACAGAATTACATAACTATTAGATCATACCGTTAGGTGACGACCAAAACTTACtaattaccaccacaagttcatagccatagtgaaccgtataaTTACCATaataaggcttatttttgtttcattattttttagtggtgagtgagttttggttgtcacctgacgaactgacaatagttatttgtgcaaccagagaggaaagttggtttttcttgcgagtgttgattttgagtcccgagtaagcgaaagattttctaagttagaatcttgagcgtagcctcggaaaatacctcggcagaaatgagtgcctttcatcccttggttaacaatctactattgctcTCGTgtaacacataatttttcaccccCGACCGAGGGACCGAGGCGTTACGTTTAGGTCACGCCCCAAAGTAACTACCAGCTACGTATCAATGTACAAATAATTACCTAGTTTGTTTTAACAACTCTACAGGAACTTCGTGACAACAACGAATTTTTGTGCGCTCAGTGAACATCACGAGGGAGCATGCAATGTAAGACAATTTTTCTACTTCAAATAGCTCTATCAGTCTTTTTCCATCTCAGCCAGCCATACTTAACCCGAGTGCCGGTTTTTTAGGTGGTCCGACAAGTAACGTCACTTTTAAGCAAATTCATCTTGCGTCCCTGGGCTACAAAACAAAACCGTCTTTGTGACCATCATAAAACAAAAGATTGAATATATCTTTTCTATCCTCTTCGTTAATTTCTACTGTCTTGTATTATAGAATAGGTGTCCTAAGAAGAAACCGGTCTCCTAAATTTCCTTAAGAAGTAACCATCGTAGGTACACTTTCTCGCTTGAGAACGACTTGCTGGTATAACGAATTATAACTCTCGATCACAGGGCGATGCCGGTAACCCTGCAGTGGTGAATGGGCTGCTAGTGGGTGTTGTCAGTTTCGGCCCCCCTAACTGCGGGCAATGGGACGCACCCACAGTCTTCACCAACGTTGGCTACTACGCAGACTGGATTGAAGAGATCATGAGCATGGACCTGGTATtgaacatctgtcaaaaatgttagGACTGGGCAATGTTTTGGAAGCGACGGCTACAGATAGATTGACTATTAAATACGATTCCTACAGAGTCAGAGCGCATTTCACATTTTTACAGCCGCAAGCCGGTCGGCTCCTCGCGGATGCGAACGGCTTCGGTCGGACTCCATCGCTTCTGCCATAAATAATGTATAGGCACATTGAAAATGCGGCGCGGGCCGACTCCAGCCGGCCGGTGGAAATCGTACATTATagatagtctgtgcggaaagagaagagtaatggaattttttaataacaaaacttccgtgagacacagacatattaaacatattaaaaacgggtcactcacgtattttaagtcgaaaacgctcccGACCCGTGAGTGACCCGTACATTCCATtactaaacatattaatatgtttagtaATGGAATGTATTGGTTCCCATACATTCCACAATAGTTGTTATGGTTACAAGGGGGAACGGTTGTTG
This DNA window, taken from Cydia strobilella chromosome 21, ilCydStro3.1, whole genome shotgun sequence, encodes the following:
- the LOC134751205 gene encoding uncharacterized protein LOC134751205; amino-acid sequence: MVIIKFWAIVCFFNATHGLKQWLQYPIVSSPFVYDVHQKLSSQVLKTDNDKESAEVLTKENYFTRLTPVENAGSKEETKPTITDITYNYSNFVLTTAINLFRKKMLIPNLNITQEDNTTDYTKKTIRETKFAKKHHRVTERYQKSEDFFQDKDFTRSQSDSRDTSTEENHYRVHTPARRIFRGHKTKIKHLPFLVTVHVLGRFVCGGTIIKSDLVITAAHCLKRWQEWVRRSSTTPDTTPYETTTDETTTDTITTDASPEESDESLSYETYQPTTVVTETIMTTSGESGKTLSYETYPPTTFITETIMTSSEESGKSSSYETYPPKTVVTVETSTLPTFGVLSVRIGTNYYRLGGKVVQVINVYFHPSYDEKNLQDNLVIMRLERHLSFKRRRVRKLDISTDASDVPKGTEVTIAGWGAKTYHNKIFNALWNLIHKAVLTVSSRDECVDTYTENFVTTTNFCALSEHHEGACNGDAGNPAVVNGLLVGVVSFGPPNCGQWDAPTVFTNVGYYADWIEEIMSMDLVLNICQKC